Proteins from a single region of Stappia sp. ES.058:
- the rpsB gene encoding 30S ribosomal protein S2 yields MALPEFSMRQLLEAGVHFGHQKHRWNPKMGDYIFGVRNNIHILDLAQTVPLLHQALKTVSDTVAAGGRVLIVGTKRQAQEAVADGARRSAQYHVNARWLGGMLTNWKTISQSIQRLRKLEETLSNPSGLTKKERLFMDREREKLERNLGGIKDMGGLPDLLFVIDTNREAIAIQEAKRLGIPVAAIVDSNCDPVGIDYPVPGNDDAGRAISLYCDLIARAAIDGISRAQGGMGMDVGAAEEAPVEPALETEAASEAPAEEAPAESAPAEETPAQAG; encoded by the coding sequence ATGGCCCTGCCCGAATTCTCTATGCGTCAGCTGCTGGAAGCTGGTGTCCACTTCGGTCACCAGAAGCACCGTTGGAATCCCAAGATGGGGGATTACATCTTCGGCGTTCGCAACAACATTCACATTCTCGATCTTGCGCAGACCGTTCCGCTGCTGCACCAGGCGCTCAAGACGGTATCCGACACCGTTGCCGCCGGCGGTCGTGTGCTGATCGTCGGCACCAAGCGCCAGGCCCAGGAAGCGGTTGCCGACGGCGCACGCCGTTCTGCGCAGTATCACGTCAATGCTCGCTGGCTCGGTGGCATGCTGACGAACTGGAAGACCATCTCCCAGTCGATCCAGCGCCTGCGCAAGCTCGAAGAGACGCTCAGCAATCCGAGCGGCCTGACCAAGAAAGAGCGGCTCTTCATGGACCGCGAGCGCGAAAAGCTCGAGCGCAACCTTGGCGGCATCAAGGACATGGGTGGGCTGCCCGATCTCCTGTTCGTGATCGACACCAACCGAGAGGCGATCGCCATTCAGGAAGCCAAGCGTCTTGGCATTCCGGTTGCCGCCATCGTGGACAGCAATTGCGATCCGGTCGGCATCGACTACCCGGTTCCGGGCAACGACGATGCGGGCCGTGCCATCAGCCTGTATTGCGACCTGATCGCGCGCGCCGCGATCGACGGTATTTCCCGGGCCCAGGGCGGCATGGGCATGGATGTCGGAGCTGCCGAAGAAGCCCCGGTCGAGCCGGCGCTGGAAACCGAAGCTGCGAGCGAGGCGCCTGCCGAAGAGGCTCCGGCCGAATCGGCACCCGCCGAGGAAACCCCGGCGCAGGCCGGCTGA
- a CDS encoding isoprenyl transferase, translating to MTVTAGLNVSAQVSAEERVDVPRHVAVIMDGNGRWAVKRGLPRTEGHRAGVTALRRVVRHCSDRGVRFLTLFSFSSENWNRPAAEVGFLMGLLERFVRRDLAEIHRQNVRVEMIGEREGLDGRILGLIEEGEALTRDNTGMTLVVAFNYGGRNEIARAIRHIAEDVEAGKLQADDVTEARIAEYLDTAKLPDPDLIIRTSGEQRLSNFLLWQAAYAEFYFPDVHWPDFDERAIEQAFAAYAARDRRFGGLSAKVAR from the coding sequence ATGACGGTGACGGCAGGCCTGAACGTTTCCGCGCAGGTCAGCGCAGAGGAGCGCGTCGACGTTCCGCGGCACGTCGCCGTGATCATGGACGGCAACGGTCGGTGGGCCGTGAAGCGGGGGCTTCCGCGCACCGAAGGCCACCGTGCGGGCGTGACCGCCTTGCGCAGGGTCGTCCGGCATTGTTCCGACCGGGGCGTGCGGTTTCTGACGCTTTTCAGTTTCTCATCGGAAAACTGGAACCGCCCCGCGGCCGAGGTGGGGTTCCTGATGGGGTTGCTGGAGCGGTTCGTGCGGCGCGACCTGGCCGAGATCCACCGACAAAACGTCCGGGTCGAGATGATCGGGGAACGCGAGGGCCTCGATGGCCGGATCCTCGGCCTGATCGAGGAAGGCGAAGCCCTTACCCGTGACAACACCGGCATGACACTCGTCGTTGCCTTCAACTATGGCGGTCGCAACGAGATCGCCCGCGCGATCCGGCACATTGCCGAAGATGTCGAAGCCGGCAAACTCCAGGCGGACGATGTGACGGAGGCGCGGATCGCGGAGTATCTCGATACCGCAAAACTTCCCGACCCGGACCTGATCATCCGCACCAGCGGTGAGCAGCGGTTGTCCAACTTCCTTCTCTGGCAGGCGGCCTACGCGGAATTCTATTTTCCAGATGTTCATTGGCCGGATTTCGACGAACGGGCGATCGAGCAGGCATTTGCCGCCTATGCAGCACGCGACCGCCGCTTTGGCGGGTTGTCCGCGAAAGTCGCCAGATGA
- the pyrH gene encoding UMP kinase — MTRQLRWRRVLVKLSGEALMGSQEFGIDPDTVGRVAKEIAEAVSLGAQVGVVVGGGNIFRGVAVAAKGGNRVTGDHMGMLATVMNSLTLADALRRLGVPARVLSAVPVPSICETFTQRSAERYMEDGDVIVFAGGTGNPFFTTDSGAALRAAEMRCDAFLKGTSVDGVYSDDPKKVPDAERYETLTPGEVLGRDLKVMDATAIALARDNAIPVIVFSIRTPGALVDVMNGAGRYTVISD, encoded by the coding sequence ATGACGAGACAACTTCGTTGGCGGCGTGTGCTGGTAAAACTCTCAGGCGAGGCTCTCATGGGTTCGCAGGAGTTTGGCATCGATCCGGACACCGTGGGGCGGGTCGCCAAGGAGATCGCCGAGGCCGTCAGCCTCGGTGCGCAGGTCGGTGTGGTTGTCGGCGGCGGTAATATCTTTCGCGGTGTCGCCGTGGCGGCGAAAGGCGGAAACCGGGTAACCGGCGATCACATGGGCATGCTGGCGACGGTGATGAATTCACTCACGCTTGCCGATGCGCTGCGGCGTCTTGGGGTGCCGGCGCGTGTCCTGTCAGCCGTTCCGGTTCCCTCGATCTGCGAGACGTTCACCCAACGCAGCGCCGAGCGCTACATGGAAGACGGGGATGTGATCGTCTTTGCCGGGGGCACGGGCAATCCGTTTTTCACGACCGACAGCGGTGCGGCCTTGCGCGCCGCCGAAATGCGCTGTGATGCCTTCCTGAAAGGCACGAGCGTTGACGGTGTCTACTCCGACGACCCGAAAAAGGTTCCGGACGCCGAGCGCTACGAGACCCTGACGCCTGGCGAGGTGCTTGGCCGTGATCTTAAGGTGATGGACGCGACGGCGATCGCTCTTGCCCGGGACAATGCGATTCCCGTCATTGTGTTTTCCATCCGCACCCCGGGTGCATTGGTCGACGTCATGAACGGCGCAGGGCGTTATACCGTCATTTCCGATTGA
- the frr gene encoding ribosome recycling factor — MADQDVDFGDLERRMTGAIAVLKTDLAGLRTGRASSSMLDAISVEAYGSPMPINQVATVSVPEPRMISVQVWDKSMVGAVERAIRESNLGLNPVVDGTNLRLPIPELNEERRKDLIKVAHKYAEQSKVAVRHVRRDGMETLKKLEKDGSLSEDDSRVSADRVQKMTDGMITDIDAMLAKKEQEISQI, encoded by the coding sequence ATGGCGGATCAGGATGTCGACTTTGGCGATCTCGAGCGTCGGATGACCGGGGCGATTGCCGTCCTCAAGACCGATCTCGCTGGTCTGCGCACCGGTCGTGCATCGTCCAGCATGCTGGATGCAATTTCCGTGGAGGCCTACGGATCGCCCATGCCGATCAATCAGGTCGCCACGGTAAGCGTTCCCGAGCCGCGCATGATTTCGGTTCAGGTCTGGGACAAGTCGATGGTCGGTGCTGTCGAGCGCGCTATCCGCGAATCGAACCTTGGCCTCAATCCCGTGGTCGATGGCACGAACCTGCGTCTGCCGATCCCCGAGTTGAACGAGGAGCGACGCAAGGATCTGATCAAGGTCGCGCACAAATATGCCGAACAGTCCAAGGTCGCCGTGCGTCATGTGCGCCGCGATGGCATGGAAACTCTGAAGAAGCTGGAAAAGGACGGCAGCCTCAGTGAGGATGACAGCCGCGTGTCGGCTGATCGTGTGCAGAAAATGACCGATGGAATGATCACCGATATCGACGCAATGCTTGCCAAGAAAGAACAGGAAATCTCCCAGATCTGA
- the tsf gene encoding translation elongation factor Ts, which translates to MSITAAMVKELREKTGVGMMDCKAALSENNGDMDAAVDWLRTKGLAKAAKKAGRVAAEGLVGVASDGNRAAVIELNSETDFVARNEAFQALIAGTSKAALAVNGDVAALADAPFPGRDKTVGDEIKEAIATIGENMSLRRAAALSVENGAVATYVHGAIADGMGKIGVLVALESTGDAEQVNAFGRKIAMHVAATNPLSLDVASLDAEVVDRERQIFSEQARDSGKPENIIEKMVEGRLRKFYEEVTLEKQSFVIDPDKTIEQAIEAFAKDLGSPVKLTGFIRYALGEGIEREETDFAAEVAAAAGS; encoded by the coding sequence ATGAGCATTACCGCAGCGATGGTGAAAGAGCTCCGCGAAAAAACCGGCGTGGGCATGATGGACTGCAAGGCAGCCCTTTCCGAAAACAACGGCGACATGGACGCGGCTGTCGACTGGCTGCGCACCAAGGGTCTGGCGAAGGCCGCGAAGAAGGCAGGCCGCGTTGCGGCTGAAGGTCTTGTCGGCGTGGCTTCCGATGGCAATCGCGCCGCCGTGATCGAGTTGAACTCCGAAACCGACTTCGTCGCCCGCAACGAAGCCTTTCAGGCGCTGATCGCGGGAACGTCCAAGGCCGCACTTGCCGTCAATGGCGATGTCGCAGCGCTTGCCGATGCTCCCTTCCCGGGACGCGACAAGACGGTTGGCGACGAGATCAAGGAAGCGATCGCGACGATCGGCGAGAACATGTCGCTGCGCCGGGCCGCGGCCCTTTCGGTCGAGAATGGCGCGGTCGCAACCTATGTCCATGGCGCGATTGCCGATGGAATGGGCAAGATCGGCGTCCTCGTCGCGCTGGAATCGACTGGCGACGCCGAACAGGTGAATGCGTTCGGTCGCAAGATCGCGATGCATGTAGCCGCAACCAATCCGCTTTCGCTTGATGTCGCTTCGCTTGACGCCGAGGTTGTCGATCGTGAGCGCCAGATCTTCTCGGAACAGGCGCGCGATTCAGGCAAGCCGGAGAACATCATCGAGAAGATGGTGGAAGGTCGTTTGCGCAAGTTCTACGAGGAAGTGACGCTGGAAAAGCAGTCCTTCGTCATTGATCCTGACAAGACGATCGAGCAGGCCATCGAAGCCTTCGCGAAAGATCTCGGCAGCCCGGTCAAGTTGACCGGTTTCATCCGCTATGCCCTCGGCGAGGGGATCGAAAGGGAAGAAACGGATTTCGCAGCGGAAGTTGCCGCTGCGGCAGGAAGTTAA
- a CDS encoding phosphatidate cytidylyltransferase, with protein sequence MSDGSPPASASASKRTELRLRVLSAVLLVPAALAVTYLGGLWFAIGAGVCALILLREWSLIVRAQHARVSCAVAYASVAAAAVAACAQQPATGFAILVAATAGLALFALARRQTQVLWLSAGIAYAGSSGAVLIALREGTTGLAMIMFLFGVVWATDIVAYFVGRQVGGPKLWVRVSPKKTWSGAIGGFAAAVAIGWLGYVLTGRAGGGVWVLFAAVLSVFSQIGDLFESALKRHFDVKDSGHIIPGHGGVMDRLDGLVGAGVLGYAVAVLLTGSMLDPVGRIIAMQGY encoded by the coding sequence ATGAGCGACGGATCGCCGCCCGCCTCAGCGTCCGCTTCCAAACGCACCGAACTTCGACTGCGCGTGTTGTCCGCCGTTCTGCTCGTGCCGGCGGCCCTGGCTGTCACCTATCTCGGCGGCCTCTGGTTCGCCATCGGCGCGGGTGTCTGTGCGCTGATCCTGCTGCGCGAATGGTCCTTGATCGTCAGGGCACAGCACGCGCGCGTTTCATGTGCGGTGGCCTATGCAAGCGTTGCAGCCGCCGCAGTTGCCGCATGCGCGCAGCAGCCCGCCACGGGGTTCGCGATCCTTGTCGCCGCGACTGCAGGGCTTGCGCTTTTCGCGCTTGCACGGCGGCAAACACAAGTTCTGTGGCTTTCCGCAGGCATTGCCTATGCCGGAAGCTCCGGAGCGGTTCTCATTGCCCTTCGTGAGGGGACCACAGGTCTTGCGATGATCATGTTCCTGTTCGGCGTCGTGTGGGCCACGGACATCGTTGCCTATTTCGTCGGTCGCCAGGTGGGCGGGCCGAAACTGTGGGTCCGTGTGTCGCCGAAGAAGACGTGGAGCGGGGCAATTGGCGGCTTTGCCGCAGCTGTGGCGATCGGCTGGCTCGGCTATGTGCTGACCGGTCGTGCGGGTGGCGGCGTTTGGGTCCTGTTCGCAGCGGTGCTTTCGGTGTTCTCCCAGATTGGAGATCTGTTTGAGTCTGCGCTGAAGCGCCATTTTGACGTCAAGGATTCCGGCCACATCATTCCGGGGCACGGGGGCGTCATGGACCGGCTCGACGGCCTTGTCGGGGCAGGCGTCCTTGGATATGCGGTCGCCGTTCTCCTTACAGGGTCGATGCTCGATCCCGTCGGCCGAATCATAGCGATGCAGGGATATTGA